AGGCGATGACGAGCACGGTGATCGTGCGGACGACCGCCGAGTCCGGCATGCCGATGAGCGACCAGACGGCCGCGGTGATTACGGCGGTGCCGAGCGCGAACCAGAACAGCCAGGCAGACGCTCTATCGGCGATGCGCTGAGCCCGCGACGATGAGTTCTGAGCATCGGAGACCAGCTTCTGGATTCCGGCCAGAGTCGTGTCGTCACCGATTGCGGTGATCTCGACGCGAAGTCCGGAGTCGGTGGCGACGGTTCCAGCCACCACGGATTCACCCTCGCCCCGTCGGACCGCGGCAGATTCTCCGGTGACCATGGATTCGTCCATATGGGCCGAACCGTCAATGATCTCACCGTCGGCCGGAACCGATGAGCCGGGTCGGACGAGGACGATGTCACCGACGACGAGCTCGGCCGGAGCGACGCTCACTGTCTCCCCGTCGACGACCTTCTCGGCCTCGTCCGGCAGCAGCGCGGCGAGACTGTCCAACGCCGAGGTGGTCTGCGCCAGTGAGCGCATCTCCATCCAGTGTCCGGCCAGCATGATCACGACCAGCAGCGCCAGCTCCCACCAGAAGTCGAGCTGGGGGTCGAGCAGACCCAGCGACGAGCCCCAGGAGGAGATGAAGGCGACCGAGATCGCCAATGCGATGAGCAGCATCATACCCGGGCTGCGCCCCTTGATCTCGTCGAGTCCGCCCGCCAGGAACGGCTTGCCGCCCCAGATGAACATCACGGTGCCGAGGATCGGAGCGAGCCATCGGAGCGCGCCGAGGATGCCGGTTTCCGGCACCTCGTATCCGACGAGATGGCCGAACATCGGGCTGAACGCAACGACGGGCACGGCGACGACGAGCATGATCCAGAACAGTCGCCGGAACTGCGCAACATGATCACTGTGGCCGGCATGCCCCATGTGGCCTGAATGACCGGAGTGCCCGCCATGGCCACCGTGGTCATGATGAGCGTGGTCAGCGTGATCCATGGTCACAGTGTGTTCGAGATGCCCCGCTTCAGCAGGCTGGACTCCGTGATGCTGATGTTTCTGCTGTTTGTCCATACTCCGAATCTATACCCCTAGGGGGTATAAAGCAATGGTGATTCCCCTCACCTGCAATCCGATGCAACTATGGCTCTCGCGTCGTCAGCGCTCTAGCGTCGAAGGACGCCGAACGCAAGACCCACGAAAGGACACAGCATGAGGGCAGCACGATTCCACGATCGCAAAGACATCCGGATCGAAGACATCCCCGAACCCGAACCGCGACCAGGCGCAGTCGCGATCGATGTGGCCTGGTGCGGGATCTGCGGCACGGATCTCCACGAATACTTGGAGGGGCCCATCTTCGTCCCGCCCGCCGGACACCCCCACCCCATTTCCGGCGAATCCGCACCCGTGACCATGGGGCATGAGTTCTCCGGCACGATCACTGGACTCGGCGAAGGTGTCACTGACCTGGAAGTCGGCCAGAACGTCGTCGTCGAGCCCTACATCATTGCCGAGGACGTCGATACCAGCCCCGGCCAGAGCTATCAGCTGTCGAAGGACATGAACTTCATCGGGCTCGGCGGCCACGGTGGCGGATTAGCGGAGAAGATCGTCGTTCAACGCCGCTGGGTGCACTCCATCGGCGACATTCCGCTCGATCAGGCAGCACTCATCGAGCCGCTGTCAGTCGCCCACCATGCAGTCAGACGATCAGACGCTGAAGCCGGACAGATCGCCATCGTCGGCGGCGCGGGACCGATCGGCCTCCTCACTGCCGCCGTCCTCAAGGCCAAAGGGCTGACCGTCTTCATCTCCGAACTCTCCGAAGCGCGAAAGGAGATGGCACTGTCAACAGGCGTTGCCGACGAGGTTTTCGACCCGCGTGAATCCGACGTCGCAGAAACCGTCCACGAGCGCACGGGCGGACGAGGAGCCGACGCGGGATTCGAGTGCTCATCCGTCCCTGCGGTTTTGGACATGCTCATCGACGCTGTCCGCCCGGGCGGCGTCATCGTCAACGTGTCCATCTGGGGACATAAGCCGGAGGTCGACATGCCGAAGCTGGTCCTCAAGGAGATCGATCTGAGAGGGACGATCGGCTACTCCGGCGACCACCCCGAGACAATCAGACTCGCCTCCACCGGAACCATCGATCTCTCGGCATTCATCACCGCACGCATCGGTCTGGACGAGCTCATCTCCGGCGGATTCGACGAACTCATCAACAACAACGAACACCATGTGAAGATCATCGTCGACCCACGCGCTTGAGCCACCAGGAACCTCCTCGGTGCCCTCTCCACGAGCACCCCGCAGATTCGAGGGAGCGGAATGTTGATCTCAGCGGAACAAATCTACATTCTGCTCCCTCGAATTTCTGCATTCACGCGAGCGCCTCCGAATTCACGCTCGCACCCCCGCAGTCACACGCTTGACTCCGCGCTCACGCCCCCTCCCCGAAGGAAGGTGTTGACCGCCTACATTGCATGGATGCGCAGTTATGGCACATACTTGCTCATACTGTTCAACTTTGATGATGGCCTTCGACTGCCCTCGGCTGTCGCGGATCGAGTCGAAGCCACTGAGAACCACACACCCTGGCTCCCTGAGCCGGCCTCACTGCGGAGGACCTTATGGACCTGCAACTCATCCTGGCGCTGATCGCCGGAATCGCGACGATCGTCGTCATCGTGCTCGCGACCCGCCTCGACGCATTCATCGCTCTGCTCCTGGCAGCCGTTGTCACCGGCATCGTCGCCGGTCAGGACCTGCTCTCGATCGTCGACTCCATCACCACCGGATTCGGCGACACCCTGGCCAGCATCGGCATCGTCATCGGGCTCGGTGTCGGCATCGGCAAGATCCTCGAGGTCTCCGGTGCCGCCGACTCCCTGGCCCGAGCCTTCCTGCGCGCCTTCGGCAAGGGACGTGAGCCCTGGGCGATGGGCACGGTCGGCTCGCTCGTCTCCATCCCGGTCTTCTGCGACTCCGGGTACGTCATCATGAACCCGCTGGCGCGTTCGATCGCCCGCGTGAAGAAGGGCGGCTATGTCACCCTCGCGCTGGCTCTGGGGTGCGGAATGACGCTGACCCACCATATGGTGCCGCCGACGCCTGGCCCACTGGCGGCCACGGGCATCCTCGGTGCCGATATCGGTTCGGTCATTCTGGCCGGGCTCGTCTTCACCGTCGTCCTTCTGCCCGTTGTCGTCGTCTACGCCCGCTGGATCGGTCCGAAACTCGAACCGGTCCTCAACGCCCAGGTCAAGCATGACGTCTACGCCGAGGTGGTCGTCGAAACCGCATCCGGTTCGGGCGGCGGCGACGTCCTCACAGCCGAAAGCGGAGACTCTGCCGGAACCGATAACGCTCCCGACTCGTCGAAGAAGCCCGGCGCCTTCCTCGGCTTCCTTCCGCTCATCGTCCCGCTCCTGCTCATCGTCGCCAACACCGTGAGCACCGCGATCGACAAGAACGCTCAGGGCCAACTCGCCGGAGACGCCTACGAACCCTCCGCGTGGGTCGCGCCTCTGGCCTTCCTCGGCAACCCCGTCGTCGCCCTCATCATCGGTCTCGTCCTCGCCGTCTACACCCTGCTGCCCCGCGTGACTCCGCGCAACAAGGTGCAGAACTGGCTGGCCGACGGTGCAGCCTCGGCCGGACTCATCCTGCTCATCACCGGCGCCGGCGGCAGCTTCGGCCTCGTGCTGCGCGAATCGGGTGTCGGTGACGCCCTCGCCGAGGCGATCGCCTCGATCAGCCTGCCGGCCCTCCTCGTGCCATTCCTCATCGCCTCCCTCGTCCGCTTGGCGCAGGGTTCGGGCACGGTCGCGATGATCACCGCCGCTTCGGTGACGGCTCCGCTCATCGCCCCGCTGGGACTCGATCCGCTCGTGGCCGTGATGGCCTGCACCGCCGGTTCGATGGTCTTCTCCTACTTCAACGACTCCTACTTCTGGGTCGTCACGCGGTTCGCCGGCCTCGACGGAATCAACGCCATCAAGGGCTGGTCGGGAATCACCACGGCGGTGTGGATCTGTTCCCTTCCGCTCCTGTTCGTGCTCGACTTGGTCGTATGAGCTCCTCTCGCATGACCGACTCCAACCCGACCGCACCTGCCGCCTCGGCACCGGCGAGTCCGCGCATCCTCATCGTCGCCGACGACCTCACCGGCGGCAATGCCTGCGGAGCCCTGTTCGCCGAGGCGGGGCTGCGAACGATCACCATCACCAGTACCGGCCCGGCCGGCAACATCGACATCAGCGGTCTGCTCGATGACTTCGACGCGGTCGTCGTCAACACCGATTCCCGGCACATGACCGCACATGAAGCAAGCGAGCTCTACACCGATCTCATCGAGTCCGCTGGCGCCGTCGACCACGTGGCATGCCGCATCGACACCACTCTGCGCGGCAATGTCGGCCCTGCCGCGGCCGCCGCCATCTCGGCACGCAGACGGGCACTCGCCGCGACTGGCAGCCGGAACCACCGCGTGCTTGGACTCTGCGTTCCGGCCTTCCCCGCCGCTGGCAGGACCACCGTGCAGGGGCGGCAGCTGTTGGGCGGTCGCCTGCTCGAACACACCGAGCTCGCCTACGATGTCCGCTCCCCCATGCGCACCTCCGTCATCGAGGAGATCCTTGCCGCCGGTGCGGACCTCGACTGCCATCTCATCGATATCGCCACGGTGCTGGCCGGCCGTGAGGCCGTCCGCGCCGCCGTGCTCGAAGCCATCGGCGGGGGCGCGGAGGTGCTCGTCGCCGATGCCCTGACCAATGACCACATCGACCTCGTCGGCTCTGTCATCGCTGAGATCAGCCAGAACCTCGCCGGGGCGGCCGACCCCGATATGCGCAACTTCGCAGGTTTGGCCGACGGTGTGCAGTTGGACTGGGTGAGCATCGATCCGGGACCCGGCAGCCTCGCCCTGGCCCTGTCCAGGATGCCTGCCCGGAACGACAGCGTCCTGCTCGGCATTTCGGGATCGGCAACCGAGGTCACCCGGTCCCAGATTGCGGCGTTGGCCGAGGACTCCACGGTCACGGTCCTCCGTGCTCCGCTGGACGATGCGGGCCTGCCCGATGTCGAGGCCACGCTCACCCTCATCGATCGGACCGCCTCGGCACGGGCGATCATCATCGCCACCGTCCTCGAAACCAATGATCTGCGGGAACTCACCGATGCGGAATCCGAACAGACAACGCAGCGCTTGGCACTGATCGCCTCAGCGGTCATGTCCGCACTGCCGGTCTCCGGCCTCTACACCACCGGTGGGGACGTCACCGCCGCTGTGATGCGCGAGCTCGGCGCGATGGGTATGGAGATCGATAAGGAGATCGTGCCGCTGGCCGTGGGTGGTCGCCTCGTCGGCGGGAGCGCCGACGGACTTCCGATCGTCACGAAGGGCGGGCTCATCGGAGACGCCGGCACCGCCGTCGAATGCCTCGAATTCCTCTCGACCACTGCCCGCGTCAGGCGAGACTGACGCAGCGCAGACGAACTCAGCGCCCCACCCACCGACAAACAACCGAACTGAGGAGACAGCAATGACAGCACCAGCACTCGCCGTGACCGTGGGCGATCCCGTCGGAATCGGACCGGAGATCACCGCCACCGTGCTCTCGGAGTTCGCCGGCAGAGACGATCAGCACGGAATCGCCGTGGCAGATCTGGCCGTGATGAAACGCGCCGTCGACGTCCTCGGACTCGATGTCGAACTGCGCGCCATCTCCGACTGGTCGACGCCGGCGGCCGGTGAAGGCGTCATCGACGTCTTCGATATCGGCGTCCTCGGCGACGACCTTCCCGACTGGGGCGTCGTCGACGCCCGTGCCGGTCAGGCTTCGGTGACTGCTATCGAGATCGCCACTCAAGCGGCCATGGATGAGAAGGTCGCCGGCATCGTCACCGGCCCCATCAACAAGGAAGCCGTGTGGAAGTCGGGTTCTCAACACCTCGGGCACACTGAGATGCTCGGTGAGCTGACCGGAGTGACGAAGCAGGACACGATGTTCGTCGTGGAGAACACGAAGGTCCCCGACCACAAACTCCAGATCTTCTTCGCCACCCGCCACATGTCTCTGCGCAAGGCTCTCGACGCGCTCACAGTGGACACCCAGGTCGATTCCATCGAACGCGCCCACCGCGCACTCCAGCTGTACGGCGTCGCCTCGCCCAGGCTGGCCGTGGCAGCCCTCAACCCGCACGGCGGAGAGAGTGGGGCCTTCGGCGACGAAGAGATCGAGATCCTCCGCCCGGCCATTGAGAAAGTGAATGCCGATGGTGCCTTCGAAGTCGCCGGACCGATTCCGGCCGACTCCGTCTTCCACCAAGGGCTGATCGGCCGTTATGACGGCATCCTTTCGCAGTACCACGATCAGGGACACATCGCGTCGAAGACTTTCGACTTCGACGGCACCATCTCCGTGACAGTCGGCCTGCCGATCCTGCGCACCTCCGTCGATCACGGCACCGCCTTCGACATCGCCGGTCAGGGTATCGCGGATGCGGGAACCATGCGCTCGGCCTACCGCGCCGCCATCGGATATGCTCCGTTCGTCGACGGCATCCGCGCGGAGTACCTTCCGAAGTAGGCTGAGTCGTATGGCCAACCGAGGCGTTTTCGCTGCGGTCAGATCCGTGCCGACAGAGAGGGAGACAGATGGCGATCCGATCGGGGACTCAGCGACGCCGCGACGCCATTCTCGGAATGCTCAAGACCGGTTCATGGAGCATCCCTCGGCTGGCGGGGGAACTCGGAACCTCGGAGTCGACGATCCGCCG
Above is a window of Brevibacterium siliguriense DNA encoding:
- a CDS encoding 2,3-butanediol dehydrogenase; amino-acid sequence: MRAARFHDRKDIRIEDIPEPEPRPGAVAIDVAWCGICGTDLHEYLEGPIFVPPAGHPHPISGESAPVTMGHEFSGTITGLGEGVTDLEVGQNVVVEPYIIAEDVDTSPGQSYQLSKDMNFIGLGGHGGGLAEKIVVQRRWVHSIGDIPLDQAALIEPLSVAHHAVRRSDAEAGQIAIVGGAGPIGLLTAAVLKAKGLTVFISELSEARKEMALSTGVADEVFDPRESDVAETVHERTGGRGADAGFECSSVPAVLDMLIDAVRPGGVIVNVSIWGHKPEVDMPKLVLKEIDLRGTIGYSGDHPETIRLASTGTIDLSAFITARIGLDELISGGFDELINNNEHHVKIIVDPRA
- a CDS encoding GntP family permease, with the protein product MDLQLILALIAGIATIVVIVLATRLDAFIALLLAAVVTGIVAGQDLLSIVDSITTGFGDTLASIGIVIGLGVGIGKILEVSGAADSLARAFLRAFGKGREPWAMGTVGSLVSIPVFCDSGYVIMNPLARSIARVKKGGYVTLALALGCGMTLTHHMVPPTPGPLAATGILGADIGSVILAGLVFTVVLLPVVVVYARWIGPKLEPVLNAQVKHDVYAEVVVETASGSGGGDVLTAESGDSAGTDNAPDSSKKPGAFLGFLPLIVPLLLIVANTVSTAIDKNAQGQLAGDAYEPSAWVAPLAFLGNPVVALIIGLVLAVYTLLPRVTPRNKVQNWLADGAASAGLILLITGAGGSFGLVLRESGVGDALAEAIASISLPALLVPFLIASLVRLAQGSGTVAMITAASVTAPLIAPLGLDPLVAVMACTAGSMVFSYFNDSYFWVVTRFAGLDGINAIKGWSGITTAVWICSLPLLFVLDLVV
- a CDS encoding four-carbon acid sugar kinase family protein, which translates into the protein MSSSRMTDSNPTAPAASAPASPRILIVADDLTGGNACGALFAEAGLRTITITSTGPAGNIDISGLLDDFDAVVVNTDSRHMTAHEASELYTDLIESAGAVDHVACRIDTTLRGNVGPAAAAAISARRRALAATGSRNHRVLGLCVPAFPAAGRTTVQGRQLLGGRLLEHTELAYDVRSPMRTSVIEEILAAGADLDCHLIDIATVLAGREAVRAAVLEAIGGGAEVLVADALTNDHIDLVGSVIAEISQNLAGAADPDMRNFAGLADGVQLDWVSIDPGPGSLALALSRMPARNDSVLLGISGSATEVTRSQIAALAEDSTVTVLRAPLDDAGLPDVEATLTLIDRTASARAIIIATVLETNDLRELTDAESEQTTQRLALIASAVMSALPVSGLYTTGGDVTAAVMRELGAMGMEIDKEIVPLAVGGRLVGGSADGLPIVTKGGLIGDAGTAVECLEFLSTTARVRRD
- the pdxA gene encoding 4-hydroxythreonine-4-phosphate dehydrogenase PdxA — encoded protein: MTAPALAVTVGDPVGIGPEITATVLSEFAGRDDQHGIAVADLAVMKRAVDVLGLDVELRAISDWSTPAAGEGVIDVFDIGVLGDDLPDWGVVDARAGQASVTAIEIATQAAMDEKVAGIVTGPINKEAVWKSGSQHLGHTEMLGELTGVTKQDTMFVVENTKVPDHKLQIFFATRHMSLRKALDALTVDTQVDSIERAHRALQLYGVASPRLAVAALNPHGGESGAFGDEEIEILRPAIEKVNADGAFEVAGPIPADSVFHQGLIGRYDGILSQYHDQGHIASKTFDFDGTISVTVGLPILRTSVDHGTAFDIAGQGIADAGTMRSAYRAAIGYAPFVDGIRAEYLPK